In one Pseudomonas tensinigenes genomic region, the following are encoded:
- a CDS encoding tetratricopeptide repeat protein, giving the protein MPQSRRYLLISLGLVLIAAVVWLSVRSTTAVIPDAIKHGYSEALGAARTGEPGAARQLYQQLGRPDLSVKRRVWLHGELPNYPSPQALKLADADLQNEAPAVRLAAIKSVVGLVPGGQRSLLLGPMLDDEDQTVRFAAINALLGLSPDELGLYFAPLQQAIDGWEQALKDQPESAASYAQLARLYIHNAELKEAQLALDNTLRLEPGNLPALVMQIDVLDRQGQSDAARQLLARQLKAQPDSAYLQHALGLWLLHHGQREYALLGLSKAVELEPDNKDYRYDLATTLHSAQELEAAQKQLQEIVQRHPADRKARVLLINYWKESGQLQNVQILLAQLEQLNPDDPALQQGL; this is encoded by the coding sequence ATGCCTCAGTCTCGTCGCTACCTGCTTATCAGTCTTGGCCTTGTTCTCATTGCCGCCGTGGTCTGGCTGTCCGTGCGCAGCACCACTGCGGTGATTCCGGATGCAATCAAACATGGCTACAGCGAAGCGCTGGGCGCCGCCCGTACCGGTGAACCGGGCGCGGCGCGTCAGTTGTATCAGCAACTGGGACGTCCGGATCTTTCGGTCAAGCGGCGTGTCTGGCTGCATGGCGAGTTGCCCAACTACCCAAGCCCACAGGCCCTGAAGCTCGCCGACGCGGATCTCCAGAACGAAGCGCCCGCGGTGCGCCTGGCGGCGATCAAAAGTGTCGTGGGCCTGGTGCCTGGCGGGCAACGCAGCCTGTTGCTGGGGCCGATGCTGGATGACGAGGATCAAACCGTTCGTTTTGCGGCAATCAATGCTCTGCTCGGCCTGTCCCCGGACGAACTGGGTCTGTATTTCGCACCGTTGCAGCAGGCAATCGATGGCTGGGAACAGGCGCTGAAGGATCAACCGGAAAGCGCCGCGTCTTATGCGCAACTGGCGCGCCTCTATATACATAACGCCGAACTCAAGGAAGCGCAGCTGGCGCTGGACAACACACTGCGGCTGGAACCCGGCAACCTGCCGGCATTGGTGATGCAGATCGACGTGCTCGACCGCCAGGGCCAGAGTGACGCCGCCCGCCAACTGCTCGCCCGACAGCTTAAAGCCCAGCCTGACTCCGCCTATCTGCAACATGCCCTCGGCCTGTGGCTGCTGCACCACGGCCAGCGTGAATATGCCTTGCTCGGCCTGTCCAAGGCTGTCGAACTGGAACCCGATAACAAGGACTACCGCTACGACCTTGCAACCACCCTGCACAGTGCGCAGGAGCTGGAAGCGGCGCAGAAACAGTTGCAGGAAATCGTCCAGCGCCACCCTGCCGACCGCAAGGCGCGGGTCTTGCTGATCAATTACTGGAAGGAAAGCGGTCAACTGCAGAACGTACAGATTTTGCTGGCTCAACTGGAGCAGTTGAACCCTGACGATCCGGCGCTGCAGCAAGGTCTCTGA
- a CDS encoding FUSC family protein yields the protein MQALFNYFKVVIHPGQAVLLFALRTIAAGLLTLYLAFLFDLDQPKWSIMAVVIVSQPLAGMALARSFGQVIGTTLGATVAVLIMAVFPQAPLPFITTLALWLALCTAGGTLLRYTSSQAFVLSGYTAVVVALLAIPDQDGTFLLAITRVTETLLAVACVCVVSLLTARPQTVAKGYFAKVDQVIKLAASHAAAVLRTEESEADFQHRQMRLLGEISALEGLRRHLYFDAPRLRSANNLVLLLGNQLMLLTSRLTALRHQRELLTERWEGDLPLDIQRLRADELALLDQLAEQGRSLPPDRRHHIVTLQQQFEVLAYKAEQLTEDMSATLRSLAWALRWEQARLLQQLEQILELSDAIQEGREASCLYRGQASPLHLDFTLASMNAVRAFTALLVAGLIWIETAWDGARGGMILVGILCSLMATFPRPLLAAQSYARGLGLALVVSAFYQFMLVPAISDFELLALLLVPLLYVIAVGLASPATAGIGMGLGLSSFLLLGPQNVGTGQNTAIQWFEFAGAYVSAAMLALIVYAWIFPFRPAWRLRRLYNEAREQVYALTKTPATDEQQFAFESRMVDRLTSMLGLLPAANSRPMQQLYEISLACVALGVAMHQLRQQAHNNALLTDAVTQRLASAVRKTGRFVAGRQDVELAPLMTTLHILGDELDELHVASHEHVWSLFRMRVALLIVVSFLQRHGDDIQRTVPEGEAALAH from the coding sequence ATGCAAGCTCTGTTCAATTATTTCAAGGTTGTGATCCATCCAGGTCAAGCCGTACTGCTGTTTGCCCTGCGTACCATTGCGGCGGGTCTGTTGACGTTGTATCTGGCGTTTTTGTTCGATCTCGATCAGCCCAAGTGGTCGATCATGGCGGTCGTCATTGTCAGTCAGCCGTTGGCGGGCATGGCGCTGGCGCGCAGTTTCGGCCAGGTGATCGGCACCACCCTTGGTGCGACGGTTGCAGTATTGATCATGGCGGTCTTCCCGCAGGCGCCGCTGCCGTTCATTACCACGCTGGCTCTGTGGCTGGCGCTCTGTACCGCGGGCGGCACGTTGCTGCGTTACACCAGTTCCCAGGCGTTTGTACTCAGCGGTTATACCGCTGTGGTAGTGGCGTTGCTGGCTATTCCTGATCAGGATGGCACCTTCCTCCTTGCCATTACCCGTGTTACCGAAACCTTGCTGGCTGTGGCCTGTGTCTGTGTGGTCAGCCTGCTCACGGCGCGCCCGCAAACCGTGGCCAAAGGTTACTTCGCCAAGGTTGATCAGGTGATCAAGCTGGCAGCGAGCCATGCCGCGGCAGTGTTGCGCACGGAGGAAAGCGAAGCCGATTTTCAACACCGACAAATGCGTTTGCTTGGGGAGATCAGTGCCCTGGAAGGGTTGCGTCGCCATTTGTATTTCGATGCGCCACGTTTGCGCAGCGCCAATAACCTGGTGCTATTGCTGGGCAATCAACTGATGCTGCTGACCTCGCGGTTGACCGCTTTACGGCATCAGCGCGAACTGCTGACCGAGCGCTGGGAGGGTGATCTGCCCCTCGATATCCAACGCCTTCGTGCCGATGAACTGGCACTTCTCGACCAATTGGCGGAGCAGGGGCGGTCACTGCCTCCGGATAGACGCCATCACATAGTCACTTTGCAGCAACAGTTCGAGGTGTTGGCCTATAAGGCCGAGCAACTGACCGAAGACATGAGCGCTACTCTGCGTTCGCTGGCATGGGCGTTGCGTTGGGAACAGGCGCGGCTGTTACAGCAACTGGAACAGATTCTGGAGTTGAGCGATGCCATTCAGGAAGGGCGGGAGGCCAGTTGCCTTTATCGTGGTCAGGCCAGCCCCTTGCACCTGGATTTCACTCTGGCCTCGATGAACGCCGTCCGCGCCTTTACCGCATTACTGGTTGCCGGGTTGATCTGGATCGAAACCGCTTGGGATGGCGCACGAGGCGGGATGATTCTGGTGGGCATTCTTTGTTCGCTGATGGCGACGTTTCCGCGGCCGCTGCTGGCCGCACAGAGTTACGCCCGAGGCTTGGGGCTGGCGCTGGTGGTATCAGCCTTTTATCAATTCATGCTGGTACCGGCGATCAGTGATTTCGAGCTGTTGGCATTACTGCTGGTACCGCTGCTGTATGTGATCGCTGTCGGCTTGGCGAGTCCGGCAACAGCGGGGATCGGCATGGGGTTGGGATTGTCGAGTTTCCTGCTGCTCGGCCCGCAAAATGTCGGCACCGGGCAGAACACCGCGATTCAATGGTTCGAATTCGCCGGCGCCTACGTCAGCGCGGCCATGCTTGCCCTGATTGTCTATGCGTGGATTTTCCCGTTTCGCCCGGCGTGGCGCCTTCGCCGTCTGTATAACGAAGCGCGCGAGCAGGTGTATGCGCTGACCAAAACCCCCGCGACCGATGAACAACAGTTTGCCTTCGAAAGCCGTATGGTCGATCGCCTGACCAGCATGCTCGGCCTGCTGCCAGCGGCGAACAGCCGGCCCATGCAGCAACTGTATGAAATCAGTCTGGCTTGCGTGGCACTCGGCGTGGCGATGCATCAGTTGCGACAGCAGGCACACAACAATGCGCTGCTGACAGATGCCGTTACTCAGCGTCTGGCATCGGCCGTGCGCAAAACCGGGCGCTTTGTCGCCGGGCGGCAGGATGTCGAACTGGCGCCATTGATGACCACGCTGCATATATTGGGCGACGAACTCGATGAACTGCACGTCGCCAGCCATGAGCATGTCTGGTCGCTGTTTCGTATGCGTGTGGCCCTGTTGATCGTCGTGTCATTTCTGCAGCGCCACGGTGACGATATTCAGCGTACCGTCCCGGAAGGAGAAGCAGCCCTTGCCCATTGA
- a CDS encoding DUF1656 domain-containing protein — MPIDFEIGGVYLPPIAQALLLAIPIFMMLDWGLRRLGVLRLVWHEALFEGALYACVCATLILLMGA; from the coding sequence TTGCCCATTGATTTCGAAATCGGCGGTGTCTATCTGCCGCCCATTGCCCAGGCGTTACTGTTGGCCATCCCGATATTCATGATGCTGGACTGGGGATTGCGGCGTCTGGGCGTGCTGCGTCTGGTCTGGCATGAGGCGCTGTTCGAAGGTGCCTTGTATGCCTGCGTATGTGCCACGCTGATTTTGCTGATGGGAGCCTGA
- a CDS encoding biotin/lipoyl-binding protein, whose protein sequence is MKVLFTRLITLAVVLLAIVLGWFAWEHYTRAPWTRDARVRADVVTLSADVSGRIVRLAVQDNQHVAKGQLLLEIDPARYSLAVEHARRSVEVAKATLGQSQASIVASEALLKQRQSEERRRRTLKQGFAISGEEWEKSSTDVAVAQADVLRNQANLGLAEANVQLAIAALTQAELDLQRTRVESPVSGYVTNLLTREGDYAVSGGALLALVDSDSFYISGYFEETKLPRIGEGDRVRVQLMSGETFGGTVQSIAFAIADRENAPGSRLLANINPSYTWVKLAQRVPVRIDIDGDYAGKNRLRAGTTATVTVLENTRSEEHR, encoded by the coding sequence TTGAAAGTGCTATTCACGCGATTGATCACATTGGCGGTGGTGCTGCTGGCGATCGTACTCGGCTGGTTTGCCTGGGAGCATTACACCCGTGCGCCGTGGACCCGGGATGCACGGGTGAGGGCGGATGTCGTGACCTTGTCTGCCGACGTTTCGGGGCGGATTGTCAGGCTTGCGGTGCAGGACAACCAACATGTCGCCAAGGGGCAACTGCTGCTGGAAATCGATCCGGCGCGCTATAGCCTGGCGGTGGAGCACGCGCGACGGTCGGTGGAGGTCGCGAAGGCAACGCTGGGCCAGTCTCAAGCCTCCATTGTTGCCAGTGAAGCCTTGCTCAAGCAGCGGCAGAGTGAAGAGCGCCGACGACGTACGCTCAAGCAGGGGTTCGCGATCTCTGGCGAAGAGTGGGAAAAATCCAGTACCGATGTGGCCGTGGCCCAGGCGGACGTGTTGCGCAATCAGGCCAATCTCGGTCTTGCCGAGGCCAATGTGCAGTTGGCGATTGCCGCATTGACCCAGGCTGAACTGGACTTGCAGCGCACCCGCGTCGAGTCGCCAGTCAGCGGTTACGTGACCAACCTCCTGACCCGTGAGGGTGACTACGCGGTGAGTGGCGGCGCGTTGTTGGCGCTGGTCGACAGTGACTCGTTCTACATCAGTGGTTACTTCGAAGAAACCAAACTGCCGCGTATCGGCGAGGGCGATCGGGTGCGGGTGCAATTGATGAGCGGGGAGACTTTCGGCGGCACCGTGCAAAGCATTGCCTTCGCCATTGCCGACCGGGAGAACGCGCCGGGCAGTCGGCTACTGGCCAACATCAACCCGAGCTACACCTGGGTAAAACTCGCGCAGCGAGTGCCGGTGCGGATCGATATCGATGGCGACTACGCCGGTAAAAACCGCCTGCGAGCGGGCACCACAGCCACCGTCACAGTGCTGGAAAACACCCGATCTGAAGAACACCGTTAA
- a CDS encoding efflux transporter outer membrane subunit, with amino-acid sequence MSLKVFLPSLLVLALSACAVGPDYKTPATEAANITAVTDGAAGQKNFDRSKFEGIWWQQFDDPTLNQLVTQSLQGNRELRVAFARWKAARAIRDDASNDAMPTITSRVSSDLAKGQIPGQTTDRVNSERYDLGLDMAWELDLFGRIQRNLEASDADQQAAEADLYQLQVTMIAELVDAYGQLRGAQLREKIAVANLNNQVESRKITISLRDAGVGDQLDVERADARLANVEATVPQLQAEQVRQKNRIATLLGERPDKLTVDLSPKDLPAIAKALPIGDPGELLQRRPDILSAERNLASATARIGVAKADLFPRVSLSGFLGWTAGRGSQIGSSAANAWALGPSITWAAFDLGSVRARLRGADAEAEGALATYEQQVLLALEESENAFSDYGKRQQRLISLIRQSESSRKAADLAEIRYREGTTDFLVLLDAQRERLNAEDSQAQAEVDLYRGIVAIYKALGGGWQPETVASK; translated from the coding sequence ATGAGTCTGAAAGTCTTCCTGCCGAGTCTGCTGGTGCTGGCCCTCAGCGCCTGCGCTGTCGGCCCCGACTACAAGACCCCAGCCACGGAGGCGGCCAATATCACGGCCGTCACCGACGGCGCCGCCGGGCAAAAGAACTTCGACCGTTCGAAATTCGAAGGCATCTGGTGGCAGCAATTCGACGATCCGACCCTCAATCAGTTGGTGACCCAATCGCTGCAAGGCAACCGTGAACTGCGCGTGGCGTTCGCCCGCTGGAAAGCCGCCCGGGCGATCCGCGACGACGCCAGCAACGATGCGATGCCGACCATCACCAGCCGCGTCAGCAGTGATCTGGCCAAGGGACAAATCCCTGGCCAGACCACCGACCGGGTCAATAGCGAACGCTATGACCTGGGGCTGGACATGGCCTGGGAACTGGATCTGTTCGGGCGTATCCAGCGCAATCTGGAAGCCAGCGACGCCGACCAGCAAGCGGCCGAAGCCGATCTGTACCAACTGCAAGTCACCATGATTGCTGAACTGGTCGACGCTTACGGTCAACTGCGCGGCGCGCAACTGCGCGAAAAGATCGCCGTGGCCAACCTCAACAATCAGGTGGAATCGCGCAAGATCACCATCAGCCTGCGAGACGCCGGTGTCGGTGATCAGCTTGATGTCGAGCGCGCCGATGCGCGTCTGGCCAACGTTGAAGCCACCGTGCCGCAGTTGCAGGCGGAACAGGTTCGGCAGAAAAACCGTATCGCCACCCTGCTCGGTGAGCGTCCGGACAAACTGACTGTCGATCTGAGTCCGAAAGACTTGCCGGCGATTGCCAAAGCCTTGCCGATCGGTGATCCGGGTGAACTGCTGCAGCGTCGTCCGGACATTCTCAGCGCTGAACGCAATCTGGCTTCGGCCACGGCGCGCATCGGTGTCGCGAAAGCCGATCTGTTCCCACGGGTCAGCCTCAGCGGCTTCCTCGGCTGGACGGCCGGGCGTGGTTCGCAAATCGGTTCCTCGGCGGCCAACGCCTGGGCACTCGGCCCGAGCATCACGTGGGCGGCGTTCGACCTTGGCAGCGTACGCGCCCGTTTGCGTGGCGCCGATGCTGAAGCCGAAGGCGCACTGGCGACTTACGAGCAACAAGTGCTGCTGGCACTGGAAGAGTCGGAAAACGCTTTCAGCGATTACGGCAAACGCCAGCAACGCCTGATCTCGCTGATCCGTCAGAGCGAATCGAGCCGCAAGGCTGCCGACCTCGCTGAAATCCGCTATCGCGAAGGCACAACAGACTTCCTCGTGCTGCTCGACGCGCAGCGCGAACGGTTAAACGCCGAAGACAGTCAGGCCCAGGCTGAAGTCGATCTGTATCGCGGCATTGTCGCGATCTACAAGGCCCTTGGCGGCGGCTGGCAACCGGAGACTGTTGCCAGCAAGTAA
- a CDS encoding efflux RND transporter permease subunit, which yields MNFSQFFISRPIFAAVLSLLILIAGAISLFQLPISEYPEVVPPTVVVRANFPGANPKVIGETVAAPLEQAITGVENMLYMSSQSTADGKITLTITFALGTDLDNAQVQVQNRVTRTEPKLPEEVTRIGITVDKASPDLTMVVHLTSPDKRYDMLYLSNYAILNIKDELARLNGVGDVQLFGMGDYSLRVWLDPNKTASRNLTATDVVTAIREQNRQVAAGQLGAPPAPNAQSFQLSVNTQGRLVSEEEFENIIIRAGDDGEITRLKDIARVELGSSQYALRSLLDNQPAVAIPIFQRPGSNAIDISNDVRAKMDELKKGFPQGMDYSIVYDPTIFVRGSIEAVVHTLFEALILVVLVVILFLQTWRASIIPLVAVPVSLIGTFAVMHLFGFSLNALSLFGLVLAIGIVVDDAIVVVENVERNIELGLTPVEATKRAMREVTGPIVATALVLCAVFIPAAFISGLTGQFYKQFALTIAISTVISAFNSLTLSPALAAVLLKGHDAPKDRFSKVLDKIFGGWLFRPFNRFFDRASHGYVGTVGRVIRSSGIALLLYAGLMVLTFFGFSSTPTGFVPGQDKQYLVAFAQLPDASSLDRTEEVIKRMSDMALKQPGVESAVAFPGLSINGFTNSPNAGIVFVTLKPFDERKDPSMSAGAIAGALNGQYANIQEAYMAIFPPPPVQGLGTIGGFRLQIEDRGNLGYDELYKETMNIINKSHSVPELAGLFTSYTVNVPQVDAAIDREKAKTHGVAVSDIFDTLQIYLGSLYANDFNRFGRTYQVNVQAEQQFRLESDQIGQLKVRNNKGEMIPLATFIKVSDTSGPDRVMHYNGFITAEINGAAAPGYSSGQAEKAIEKLLKDELPNGMTYEWTDLTYQQILSGNTALFVFPLCVLLAFLVLAAQYESWSLPLAVILIVPMTLLSAITGVIISGGDNNIFTQIGLIVLVGLACKNAILIVEFAKDKQEEGLDPLAAVLEACRLRLRPILMTSFAFIMGVVPLVFSSGAGAEMRHAMGVAVFSGMLGVTFFGLLLTPVFYVLIRNFVERGEARKAAKALKLEAQQ from the coding sequence ATGAATTTTTCCCAATTCTTCATTTCACGGCCGATCTTCGCAGCGGTGCTGTCGCTGTTGATCCTGATCGCCGGTGCGATCTCGCTGTTCCAGCTACCGATCAGCGAATACCCGGAAGTCGTGCCGCCAACCGTGGTCGTGCGTGCCAACTTCCCGGGCGCCAACCCCAAAGTCATCGGTGAAACCGTGGCCGCTCCGCTGGAGCAGGCCATCACCGGCGTCGAGAACATGCTGTACATGTCCTCGCAGTCGACCGCCGACGGCAAGATCACTCTGACCATCACCTTCGCCCTGGGCACTGACCTGGACAATGCGCAGGTGCAGGTGCAAAACCGGGTGACCCGAACCGAGCCGAAGCTTCCCGAGGAAGTGACGCGCATCGGTATCACCGTCGACAAAGCATCGCCCGACCTGACCATGGTTGTGCACTTGACCTCACCGGACAAGCGCTACGACATGCTCTACCTGTCCAACTACGCAATCCTCAACATCAAGGATGAGCTCGCTCGTCTGAACGGTGTTGGTGATGTGCAGTTGTTTGGTATGGGCGATTACTCGCTGCGGGTCTGGCTCGATCCGAACAAGACCGCTTCGCGCAATCTGACTGCAACCGACGTGGTCACCGCGATTCGTGAGCAAAACCGTCAGGTCGCGGCCGGTCAACTCGGTGCCCCCCCTGCCCCGAATGCCCAGAGCTTCCAACTGTCGGTCAACACACAGGGTCGTCTGGTCTCCGAGGAAGAGTTCGAGAACATCATCATTCGTGCAGGCGACGACGGTGAAATCACTCGCCTCAAGGACATCGCTCGCGTTGAACTGGGTTCCAGCCAATATGCGCTGCGTTCGTTGCTGGACAACCAGCCGGCCGTAGCCATTCCGATCTTTCAGCGTCCAGGCTCCAATGCCATCGACATCTCGAACGACGTTCGGGCGAAAATGGACGAGTTGAAGAAAGGCTTCCCGCAAGGCATGGACTACAGCATCGTCTATGACCCGACGATCTTCGTGCGCGGTTCGATCGAGGCGGTGGTTCACACCCTCTTCGAAGCACTGATCCTCGTGGTACTGGTGGTGATCCTGTTCCTGCAAACCTGGCGCGCCTCGATCATTCCGTTGGTGGCGGTGCCGGTATCGTTGATCGGTACGTTTGCGGTGATGCACCTGTTCGGCTTCTCGCTCAACGCGCTGTCGCTGTTCGGCCTGGTACTGGCCATCGGTATCGTGGTCGACGACGCCATCGTGGTGGTGGAAAACGTCGAACGGAACATTGAACTCGGACTGACACCGGTCGAAGCAACCAAACGGGCCATGCGTGAAGTAACCGGTCCGATCGTTGCCACGGCGCTGGTGCTGTGTGCGGTGTTCATTCCGGCGGCGTTCATCTCCGGCCTCACCGGGCAGTTCTATAAGCAATTCGCACTGACCATCGCCATCTCGACCGTGATCTCGGCGTTCAACTCGCTGACCCTGTCGCCAGCATTGGCCGCAGTATTGTTGAAAGGCCATGATGCACCGAAAGACCGCTTTTCCAAGGTGCTCGACAAGATATTCGGTGGCTGGTTGTTCCGTCCGTTCAACCGCTTCTTCGACCGCGCCAGCCATGGCTACGTCGGTACGGTGGGCCGGGTTATCCGCAGCAGCGGCATCGCCCTGCTGTTGTACGCAGGCCTGATGGTGCTGACCTTCTTCGGTTTCTCCAGCACGCCGACCGGTTTCGTCCCCGGCCAGGACAAGCAGTACCTGGTAGCTTTCGCACAACTGCCAGATGCCTCGAGCCTGGATCGCACCGAAGAAGTGATCAAGCGCATGTCGGACATGGCGCTGAAACAGCCAGGCGTGGAAAGCGCCGTAGCGTTCCCGGGGCTGTCGATCAACGGCTTCACCAACAGCCCGAACGCCGGCATCGTCTTCGTGACGCTGAAACCGTTCGACGAGCGTAAAGACCCGAGCATGTCCGCCGGTGCAATTGCCGGGGCCTTGAACGGTCAGTACGCGAACATTCAAGAGGCGTACATGGCGATCTTCCCGCCACCGCCGGTACAAGGTCTGGGCACCATTGGTGGTTTCCGCCTGCAAATCGAAGACCGGGGCAACCTGGGCTACGACGAGCTGTACAAAGAAACCATGAACATCATCAACAAGAGCCACAGCGTGCCGGAACTGGCCGGGTTGTTCACCAGTTACACGGTGAACGTGCCACAAGTCGATGCCGCCATCGACCGTGAAAAAGCCAAGACCCACGGCGTGGCTGTCAGCGACATCTTCGACACCCTGCAGATCTACCTGGGTTCGCTGTATGCCAACGACTTCAACCGCTTCGGGCGCACCTATCAGGTCAACGTTCAGGCCGAGCAGCAGTTCCGCCTCGAATCCGATCAGATCGGTCAACTGAAAGTACGCAACAACAAAGGCGAAATGATCCCGCTGGCGACCTTCATCAAGGTCAGCGACACCTCGGGCCCGGATCGCGTGATGCACTACAACGGCTTCATCACTGCAGAAATCAACGGCGCGGCTGCCCCGGGCTACAGCTCCGGCCAGGCGGAAAAAGCCATCGAGAAACTGCTGAAAGATGAACTGCCGAACGGCATGACCTACGAGTGGACCGACCTGACCTACCAGCAGATTCTGTCCGGCAACACCGCGCTGTTCGTGTTCCCGCTCTGCGTATTGCTGGCGTTCCTGGTGCTGGCCGCTCAATACGAAAGCTGGAGCCTGCCACTGGCGGTGATCCTGATCGTACCGATGACCCTGCTGTCGGCCATCACCGGCGTGATTATCTCGGGCGGAGACAACAACATCTTCACCCAGATCGGCTTGATCGTATTGGTGGGACTTGCCTGTAAGAACGCGATTCTGATCGTCGAATTCGCCAAGGACAAACAGGAAGAAGGCCTCGACCCGCTCGCGGCGGTACTGGAAGCCTGCCGTCTGCGTCTGCGGCCGATTCTGATGACCTCCTTCGCGTTCATCATGGGTGTGGTGCCACTGGTGTTCTCCAGCGGTGCCGGTGCCGAGATGCGTCACGCCATGGGTGTGGCGGTGTTCTCCGGGATGCTCGGGGTGACCTTCTTCGGTCTGCTGCTGACGCCAGTGTTCTACGTACTGATCCGTAACTTTGTCGAACGCGGCGAAGCCCGCAAAGCGGCCAAAGCTCTGAAACTGGAGGCGCAACAATGA
- the mexE gene encoding multidrug efflux RND transporter periplasmic adaptor subunit MexE encodes MEQSLKHLRFPLAMLAVLVMSACGKTPETAATAPAAKVSVAKVIEQPVNEWDEFTGRLEAPETVEIRPRVSGQIDDVAFTEGALVKKGDLLFQIDPRPFQAEVRRLEALVAQSRANATRSENEAGRGERLRASNAISAELADSRTSAAQEARAAVGALQAQLDLAKLNLSFTRVTAPISGRVSRAEITAGNLVTADTTPLTSVVSTDRVYAYFDADERVFLKYTQLARNGQRGATTPVYMGLSNEDGNPHLGQMNFVDNQVNPKTGTIRGRAVFDNSDGTYTPGLYARLKLVGSGTYNAMLINDEAVGTDLGKKFVLVMDADNKTAYRAVELGPKIEGLRIVRTGLNKDDTIIVKGLQRVRPGSPVTPEVVPMASEQTIAALAQQRQALEASNLPKVAPAKGASGSVVKLAATTPRG; translated from the coding sequence ATGGAACAGTCACTCAAACATTTGCGCTTCCCGTTGGCCATGTTGGCCGTACTGGTGATGAGCGCCTGCGGCAAGACTCCGGAGACTGCCGCCACCGCGCCTGCTGCCAAAGTCAGCGTGGCCAAGGTGATCGAACAACCGGTCAACGAGTGGGACGAATTCACCGGGCGCCTCGAAGCACCGGAAACCGTTGAAATCCGTCCACGAGTCTCCGGCCAGATTGATGACGTCGCTTTCACTGAGGGCGCACTGGTCAAGAAAGGCGACCTGCTGTTCCAGATCGACCCGCGTCCGTTCCAGGCTGAGGTGCGCCGCCTCGAAGCACTGGTCGCCCAGTCCCGCGCCAACGCCACCCGCAGTGAAAACGAAGCCGGTCGTGGTGAACGTCTGCGTGCCAGCAACGCCATTTCCGCCGAACTGGCCGACTCGCGCACCAGCGCTGCACAAGAAGCCCGCGCCGCCGTCGGTGCACTGCAAGCGCAACTGGACCTGGCCAAACTGAACCTCAGCTTCACCCGCGTGACCGCGCCGATCAGTGGCCGTGTCAGCCGTGCCGAGATCACGGCCGGCAACCTGGTGACCGCCGACACCACCCCGCTGACCAGTGTGGTATCCACCGACCGCGTTTATGCCTACTTCGACGCCGACGAGCGTGTGTTCCTCAAGTACACCCAGCTCGCCCGCAACGGTCAACGCGGCGCCACGACCCCGGTGTACATGGGCCTGTCCAATGAAGACGGCAACCCGCACCTCGGCCAGATGAACTTCGTCGACAACCAGGTCAACCCGAAAACCGGCACCATCCGTGGTCGCGCGGTGTTCGATAACAGCGACGGCACCTACACCCCGGGCCTGTACGCACGCTTGAAGCTGGTCGGCAGCGGCACCTACAACGCCATGCTGATCAACGACGAAGCGGTCGGTACCGACCTCGGCAAGAAGTTCGTACTGGTGATGGATGCGGACAACAAAACCGCCTACCGCGCCGTCGAACTGGGTCCAAAAATCGAAGGCCTGCGCATCGTCCGTACCGGCCTGAACAAGGACGACACGATCATCGTCAAGGGTCTGCAACGGGTTCGTCCTGGTTCACCGGTCACGCCTGAAGTGGTGCCGATGGCCAGCGAACAGACCATCGCGGCACTCGCTCAACAACGTCAAGCGCTGGAAGCCAGCAACCTGCCGAAAGTCGCCCCTGCCAAAGGCGCGTCCGGTTCGGTTGTGAAGCTGGCTGCTACGACCCCACGCGGTTAA